In Bombina bombina isolate aBomBom1 chromosome 6, aBomBom1.pri, whole genome shotgun sequence, a single genomic region encodes these proteins:
- the LOC128663994 gene encoding LOW QUALITY PROTEIN: RNA-binding protein 27-like (The sequence of the model RefSeq protein was modified relative to this genomic sequence to represent the inferred CDS: substituted 1 base at 1 genomic stop codon) — MLIENVDVFKTWLAKLLEPICEADPSALANYVIALVRKDKSEKELKAICADQLDVFLQKETNGFVDKLFESLHTKNYLPPEETPKVEIKQEKEEKEETPERRKIAVATEGQEPFEEERENRKRKHTSPQRNRSDSNERRIREKTRDEGKWREYDRHRDKYNWRRGRSKSPPKSKPTNRSRSRSRGRSRERELIRNREHRERMKFESERSDLDTVYTPSSLPASNSSEQQYSSGGQAIPSTVTVIAPAHHPESTTEIWSNYYNNHNPPNSFSRNPPPKMRCRDYDERGYCVLGDLCQFDHGNDPLVVDDVSLPSMIPFPPPPGLPPPGILMPPIPAPAHNMRMPVPRPLTQPPPSTVLPAPRLPLTHSGLLNNREQPGTSTVPSLTPVGGRLPPPLPQNLLYSVSEQTYEPDGYNPEAPSLTNTGRTAYRQFFTRTQPQRPNLIGLTSGEMDTTPRAANIVIQAEPSAPVPVNSNMNRVVVEPDRKRALGNFDGPFAKKPWLEKQGNSIPNKSGFIKKIQYTNTKLEVRKIAQDLNNITKLNEHFSKFGTIVNIQVAFQGDPEGALIQYLTNDEARRAISSTEAVLNNRFIRVLWHRENTEQQPLQPQQQQHVPLPQHHTSHTAQTVQPPLASTGQGHLQKVXPKPLNQSSYVLNNLPVKNRVAQSGNIPTDAASQLSNQASSGEETQSISSISHSKMVYSSSNLKTANKPLAGAKSVNVQGSLKKKQEAIKLQQDMRKKNQEMLEKQIEYQKMLISRLEKNKGMKTEERNEIMKTLKELDEKISQVKDELKNLSAPSKVKSKTETQKELLDAEMDLHKRLSSGEDTTELRKKLNQLQVEAAHLGILPPSRGKPVPSQSRGRGRGRGSRGRGSVNHMVVDHRPKTILINGFFEKEKEELLQHFAKIGEIEELKEEDCPESIVLTFKTRQDAENAANQGSKFNGRMLQISWHKPKTPTTSTDLEEEESKEEETDISDPFLHEDDDEDEDEDESRSWRR; from the coding sequence ATGCTTATAGAGAATGTGGATGTTTTTAAGACGTGGCTGGCCAAGTTACTGGAGCCCATATGTGAAGCTGACCCATCGGCACTAGCAAACTATGTAATAGCTCTGGTCAGGAAAGACAAATCTGAAAAGGAGCTGAAGGCCATCTGTGCTGACCAATTAGATGTTTTTCTCCAGAAAGAAACAAATGGTTTTGTGGACAAACTTTTTGAAAGCTTACATACAAAGAACTACCTTCCTCCCGAAGAAACGCCAAAAGTCGAGATaaagcaagaaaaagaagaaaaagaggaaaCTCCCGAGAGACGGAAAATTGCTGTTGCCACAGAGGGCCAGGAGCCCtttgaagaagagagagagaacagaaaaaGAAAGCATACAAGCCCACAGAGAAACCGGTCTGATTCAAATGAAAGACGGATTCGAGAAAAGACCAGGGATGAAGGCAAATGGAGGGAATAtgacagacacagagacaaatacAACTGGCGGAGGGGGAGAAGCAAAAGTCCCCCTAAAAGCAAACCTACAAATAGAAGTCGGAGTCGCAGCAGAGGAAGAAGCAGAGAGCGGGAATTAATCAGGAATAGAGAGCATCGAGAGAGAATGAAGTTTGAAAGCGAAAGGAGCGATCTGGATACTGTGTATACCCCATCCTCCCTGCCAGCCAGCAACTCATCGGAGCAACAGTATTCCTCTGGTGGGCAGGCTATCCCCAGCACTGTAACTGTAATTGCACCTGCTCACCACCCTGAGAGCACAACAGAGATCTGGTCTAATTACTATAACAACCATAACCCTCCCAACTCGTTTAGCAGAAACCCCCCTCCAAAAATGCGCTGCCGGGATTATGATGAGAGGGGTTATTGTGTCCTTGGTGATCTTTGCCAGTTTGACCATGGAAATGACCCTTTGGTAGTTGATGATGTTTCTTTGCCGAGTATGATTCCGTTCCCCCCTCCTCCTGGACTGCCTCCACCTGGTATCCTGATGCCTCCTATACCTGCCCCAGCTCACAACATGAGAATGCCAGTCCCAAGGCCGCTTACTCAGCCCCCTCCTTCCACTGTTCTTCCTGCACCACGGTTACCATTAACGCATTCAGGCTTGCTTAATAACCGGGAACAGCCAGGAACAAGTACTGTGCCAAGTCTAACACCAGTTGGAGGAAGGCTACCTCCTCCCTTACCGCAGAACCTACTGTACTCCGTTTCAGAGCAAACATATGAGCCTGATGGCTATAATCCAGAAGCTCCCAGCCTTACAAACACTGGTAGGACGGCATACCGACAATTCTTTACAAGAACACAGCCACAAAGACCTAATTTGATTGGTCTAACCTCGGGAGAAATGGATACAACACCAAGAGCTGCTAATATAGTGATCCAGGCAGAGCCATCTGCTCCAGTCCCTGTAAATAGTAACATGAACAGAGTTGTGGTAGAACCAGACAGAAAAAGAGCGCTTGGTAACTTTGATGGTCCCTTCGCGAAGAAACCATGGTTGGAAAAGCAAGGCAACAGCATTCCTAATAAATCAGGGTTTATAAAAAAGATTCAGTACACCAATACTAAACTTGAAGTTCGAAAAATTGCTCAGGATCTGAACAATATTACAAAGTTGAATGAACACTTCAGCAAATTTGGTACCATTGTGAATATACAGGTTGCCTTTCAAGGAGATCCAGAAGGAGCACTTATCCAGTACTTGACCAATGACGAAGCAAGGAGAGCTATATCTAGCACTGAAGCTGTTTTAAACAATAGGTTTATTAGAGTGCTCTGGCATAGAGAAAACACTGAACAGCAACCTTTACAGccgcagcaacagcagcatgtGCCTCTGCCTCAGCATCATACATCTCATACAGCTCAAACTGTGCAGCCGCCCCTTGCATCAACAGGACAAGGACATTTACAGAAGGTATAGCCTAAACCCCTAAACCAGAGCTCTTACGTTCTAAATAATTTGCCTGTTAAGAATCGTGTTGCACAGTCTGGCAATATTCCAACAGATGCAGCTAGCCAATTATCAAACCAAGCCAGCTCAGGAGAGGAAACTCAGTCAATAtcatccatcagccattcaaaaATGGTTTACAGCTCTTCAAACTTGAAAACTGCCAATAAACCTTTGGCAGGAGCAAAATCTGTTAATGTGCAAGGCTCGCTTAAAAAGAAACAGGAAGCAATAAAACTCCAGCAAGACATGAGGAAAAAAAACCAAGAGATGTTAGAAAAGCAAATTGAATATCAGAAGATGCTAATCTCTCGACTAGAAAAAAATAAGGGAATGAAGACAGAAGAAAGGAATGAGATCATGAAAACGCTTAAAGAACTAGATGAGAAGATTTCTCAGGTGAAAGATGAGTTGAAGAATCTTTCTGCACCCTCAAAAGTGAAGTCTAAAACAGAGACCCAGAAGGAACTCTTGGATGCAGAAATGGACTTGCACAAACGACTCAGCTCGGGGGAAGATACAACAGAGTTGAGGAAAAAGCTCAATCAGTTGCAGGTTGAGGCTGCCCATCTTGGCATCTTGCCTCCAAGCAGAGGAAAGCCAGTACCTTCCCAGAGCAGAGGTAGAGGAAGAGGTCGAGGTTCAAGGGGCAGGGGCTCAGTAAACCACATGGTTGTGGATCATCGTCCAAAAACAATACTAATTAATGGGTTTTTTGAAAAGGAGAAAGAAGAACTGCTTCAACATTTTGCTAAAATTGGTGAAATTGAAGAGTTAAAAGAAGAGGATTGTCCAGAAAGTATCGTATTGACATTCAAGACAAGGCAAGATGCTGAAAATGCTGCTAACCAAGGGTCAAAATTCAATGGACGAATGCTTCAAATATCCTGGCACAAACCTAAAACTCCTACTACATCCACAGATCTTGAGGAAGAAGAGTCAAAAGAGGAGGAAACTGATATATCTGATCCATTCCTTCATGAAGATGATGATGAGGATGAAGATGAAGACGAGTCTCGCTCATGGCGAAGATGA